One Rosa chinensis cultivar Old Blush chromosome 5, RchiOBHm-V2, whole genome shotgun sequence genomic region harbors:
- the LOC112168017 gene encoding twinkle homolog protein, chloroplastic/mitochondrial isoform X1, with the protein MRLLLLHRPLHKLSALSSSTALLMGSKQLLKSTPFTNPSPPSSQTHSFHSHRLVFSAFPPKPRSKARPFCLRTNGYSYVSHANVKTPKLADLEITDEQRYEALTKKLKEIGIDDEICEPAQYGHLICPMCKGGDSEEKSLSIFIEKDWSYATWQCHRRKCDWKGRTMAFAGSKSSYKKSKNSTTDKTKREIAVESLGLEPLCEEVLAFFSERGISRETVQRNKVMQKRCSITDQISIAFTYWRNGKLISCKYRDINKKFWQEKDTERIFYGLDDIKDTNDIIIVEGEMDKLAMEEAGYRNCVSVPDGAPPKASPPDKDVPPEEQDTKYQFLWNCKEYLKKESRIILATDGDGPGQALAEELARRLGRERCWRVSWPKKNDQVEHFKDANEVLMYLGPAVLKEVIENAELYPIRGLFRFQDYFDEINAYYHRTYKHDCGVKTGWRDLDDLYNVVPGELTIVTGVPNSGKSEWIDALLCNLYEGYGWKFALCSMENKVREHARKLLEKHIQKPFFDGRYGGPAERMSVEEFERGKQWLNDTFHLIRCEDDSLPNIKWVLDLARAAVLRHGVRGLVIDPYNELDHQRPPNQTETEYVSQMLTNVKRFAQHHACHVWFVAHPRQLHHWVGGPPNLYDISGSAHFINKCDNGIVIHRNRDPEAGALDQVQVCVRKVRNKVAGTIGDAYLSYDRATGRYVDIPKPNEGK; encoded by the exons atgcgtcttcttcttcttcatcgacCTCTTCATAAGCTTTCAGCCTTATCCTCAAGCACTGCTCTTCTCATGGGTTCCAAGCAGCTACTAAAGTCCACACCTTTCACAAACccatctcctccttcttcacaaacacACTCCTTTCACTCTCACAGACTCGTTTTCTCTGCATTTCCGCCTAAACCCAGGTCCAAAGCTCGGCCCTTTTGCCTCAGGACTAATGGGTATTCTTATGTCTCACATGCCAATGTCAAAACCCCAAAACTAG CTGATTTGGAGATAACAGATGAGCAGAGATATGAGGCTTTGACGAAAAAGTTGAAGGAGATTGGCATTGATGATGAAATATGTGAACCCGCGCAGTACGGCCACTTAATTTGTCCAATG TGCAAAGGTGGCGATTCAGAGGAAAAGAGCTTATCcatttttattgaaaaagatTG GAGTTATGCTACTTGGCAGTGCCATCGCCGAAAATGTGATTGGAAAGGTAGAACAATG GCCTTTGCAGGAAGCAAGTCTTCTTATAAAAAATCAAAGAATAGCACGACAGATAAGACAAAAAGGGAAATCGCAGTGGAAAGTTTAGGACTGGAACCACTTTGTGAGGAG GTTCTTGCATTTTTTTCAGAGCGAGGAATATCAAGGGAAACAGTACAGAGGAATAAAGTAATGCAAAAGCGTTGTTCCATAACAGATCAG ATTTCTATTGCATTTACTTATTGGAGGAACGGAAAGCTGATTAGTTGCAAGTATCGGGACATCAACAAAAAGTTCTGGCAG GAGAAGGATACTGAAAGGATTTTTTACGGGCTGGATGATATAAAGGATACAAATGATATCATCATT GTAGAAGGCGAGATGGATAAGCTTGCAATGGAAGAAGCTGGCTATCGTAATTGCGTGAGTGTGCCTGATGGTGCTCCTCCCAAGGCTTCTCCTCCCGATAAGGATGTGCCACCTGAAGAGCAG GATACAAAGTATCAATTTCTGTGGAACTGCAAAGAGTACTTAAAGAAG GAATCACGCATTATACTTGCCACTGATGGAGATGGGCCTGGTCAAGCCCTAGCTGAAGAACTTGCCCGCCGCCTTGGAAGAGAGAG ATGCTGGCGAGTCAGCTGGCCAAAGAAAAATGATCAGGTTGAACACTTCAAAGATGCAAACGAG GTTCTCATGTATTTGGGACCTGCTGTATTGAAGGAAGTAATTGAGAATGCTGAATTATATCCTATACGTGGATTGTTCAGATTTCAAGATTACTTTGATGAAATTAATGCATATTACCATCGGACATATAAACATGATTGCGGTGTCAAAACTGGGTGGAGAGATCTGGATGATTTATACAAT GTTGTCCCGGGTGAGTTGACTATAGTAACAGGAGTTCCTAATTCAGGCAAGAGTGAGTGGATTGATGCTCTCTTGTGCAATCTCTATGAAGGATATGGTTGGAAATTTGCACTTTGTTCCATGGAAAACAAG GTTAGGGAGCATGCACGAAAGCTGCTGGAGAAACACATACAGAAGCCTTTCTTTGATGGACG CTATGGTGGTCCTGCTGAACGAATGAGTGTTGAAGAATTTGAGCGCGGGAAACAATGGTTAAATGACACATTTCACCTCATAAG GTGTGAGGATGATTCCCTTCCAAATATCAAATGGGTTCTTGATCTTGCACGAGCAGCAGTACTTAGGCATGGGGTGCGTGGACTTGTAATTGATCCTTACAACGAGCTTGATCATCAACGTCCACCAAACCA GACAGAAACAGAGTATGTAAGTCAGATGCTTACCAATGTCAAACGGTTTGCTCAGCATCATGCTTGTCATGTTTGGTTTGTAGCACATCCCAGACAG TTGCACCATTGGGTAGGGGGTCCTCCTAATCTTTATGATATAAGTGGAAGTGCACATTTCATAAACAAATGTGACAATGGAATTGTAATTCATCGTAATCGGGATCCAGAGGCTGGGGCCCTTGATCAAGTACAG GTCTGTGTTCGTAAGGTACGGAATAAAGTCGCAGGAACCATAGGTGACGCCTATTTGTCATATGATAG GGCAACTGGTCGATATGTGGATATTCCGAAACCAAACGAGGGAAAATAG
- the LOC112168369 gene encoding patellin-4 yields MTVEETQVAVAVAAEVVEVEEPVKECEKAVVEESESKPTTVEKSTSYKEESNYLSDLKEFEKKALVELKSKLEEAILGNNIFKKDEPKKVEEKVKAVADVEEKKEEKTEAAVKTTEETEAAVKAEETEAAVKKTEETEPAVKKAEETEAVVKAEETEAVVKAEETEAVVKAEETEAVVKTECAEKTEEGEKAPELAEKKEELAVPVCEEEAKPESSEVVDTDISLWGVPLFPAKGSEGTDVVLLKFLRAREFKVNEAFEMLKKTLQWRKESKIDSILVEEICSDLSSAAYLNGVDREGHPVCYNIFGVFDNEELYQKTFGNEEKRGQFLRWRVQLMEKSIQKLELRPGGATSLLQINDLKNSPGPIKKELRVATKQAVGLLQDNYPELVAKNIFINVPFWYYALNALLSPFLTQRTKSKFVVARPAKVTETLLKYIPAEEIPVQYGGFKRENDTEFFSSEDGSVSELTLKAGSTQTIEIDVAEVDNSTLVWDVSVLGWEVNYKEEFVPSDEGSYTIIVQKKKKIGATEGPIRNTFRSNEPGKVVLTIENTSSKKKRVLYRHKSNKCF; encoded by the exons ATGACTGTGGAGGAGACCcaggtggcggtggcggtggcggctgAGGTCGTGGAGGTTGAGGAGCCGGTGAAGGAGTGCGAGAAGGCTGTTGTTGAGGAATCCGAGTCCAAGCCAACCACTGTTGAGAAGAGCACTTCTTATAAGGAGGAGAGCAACTATCTCTCTGATCTCAAGGAGTTTGAGAAGAAGGCTTTGGTTGAGCTCAAATCGAAGCTCGAAGAAGCCATTTTGGGCAACAACATTTTCAAGAAAGATGAGCCCAAGAAGGTTGAGGAGAAGGTGAAGGCCGTAGCTGACGTcgaggagaagaaggaagagaaaacaGAGGCTGCTGTGAAAACAACAGAGGAAACAGAGGCTGCTGTGAAAGCAGAGGAAACAGAGGCTGCTGTGAAAAAAACAGAGGAAACAGAGCCTGCTGTGAAAAAAGCAGAGGAAACAGAGGCTGTTGTGAAAGCAGAGGAAACAGAGGCTGTTGTGAAAGCAGAGGAAACAGAGGCTGTTGTGAAAGCAGAGGAAACAGAGGCTGTTGTGAAAACAGAGTGTGCTGAAAAAACAGAGGAAGGAGAAAAGGCACCAGAATTGgctgagaagaaagaagaattagCAGTTCCGGTATGCGAGGAAGAAGCGAAACCCGAATCCAGCGAAGTCGTCGACACAGATATCTCACTCTGGGGTGTGCCTCTGTTCCCTGCAAAAGGATCTGAGGGAACTGATGTGGTGCTCTTGAAATTCTTGAGGGCCAGGGAGTTCAAGGTGAACGAAGCCTTCGAGATGCTGAAGAAGACTCTGCAGTGGAGGAAGGAGTCGAAAATTGATTCAATTTTGGTTGAGGAGATCTGCTCTGATCTGAGCTCTGCTGCTTACTTGAACGGTGTGGATCGCGAAGGCCACCCTGTATGCTACAACATCTTCGGAGTGTTTGACAACGAAGAGCTTTACCAGAAGACGTTCGgaaatgaagagaagagagGCCAATTCTTGAGGTGGAGGGTTCAATTGATGGAGAAGAGTATCCAGAAGCTTGAATTAAGGCCTGGTGGTGCTACTTCTCTGCTTCAGATCAATGACCTCAAGAACTCGCCTGGGCCAATCAAGAAGGAGCTTAGGGTTGCAACAAAGCAAGCTGTTGGGCTCTTGCAGGACAATTACCCTGAATTGGTTGCCAAAAAT ATTTTCATCAATGTTCCATTCTGGTACTATGCACTCAATGCTCTGTTGTCTCCATTCTTGACTCAAAGAACCAAGAGCAAGTTTGTGGTGGCTCGCCCCGCTAAGGTCACCGAGACCCTTCTCAA GTACATTCCAGCTGAGGAGATACCGGTTCAGTATGGTGGCTTCAAGAGGGAAAATGACACCGAGTTCTTCTCCTCCGAAGATGGTTCTGTTTCTGAGCTAACTCTCAAGGCCGGATCAACCCAAACCATAGAGATTGATGTAGCTGAG GTTGATAATAGCACATTGGTTTGGGATGTGAGTGTTTTGGGATGGGAAGTGAATTACAAGGAGGAGTTTGTTCCTAGTGATGAAGGGTCTTACACCATTATtgttcagaagaagaagaagatcggaGCTACTGAAGGGCCTATTCGCAACACTTTCCGAAGCAATGAGCCTGGAAAGGTTGTCCTGACAATCGAGAACACTTCGAGCAAGAAGAAGAGGGTGCTGTACCGGCACAAGTCCAACAAGTGCTTTTGA
- the LOC112168017 gene encoding twinkle homolog protein, chloroplastic/mitochondrial isoform X2 gives MRLLLLHRPLHKLSALSSSTALLMGSKQLLKSTPFTNPSPPSSQTHSFHSHRLVFSAFPPKPRSKARPFCLRTNGYSYVSHANVKTPKLADLEITDEQRYEALTKKLKEIGIDDEICEPAQYGHLICPMCKGGDSEEKSLSIFIEKDWSYATWQCHRRKCDWKGRTMAFAGSKSSYKKSKNSTTDKTKREIAVESLGLEPLCEEVLAFFSERGISRETVQRNKVMQKRCSITDQISIAFTYWRNGKLISCKYRDINKKFWQEKDTERIFYGLDDIKDTNDIIIVEGEMDKLAMEEAGYRNCVSVPDGAPPKASPPDKDVPPEEQDTKYQFLWNCKEYLKKESRIILATDGDGPGQALAEELARRLGRERCWRVSWPKKNDQVEHFKDANEVLMYLGPAVLKEVIENAELYPIRGLFRFQDYFDEINAYYHRTYKHDCGVKTGWRDLDDLYNVVPGELTIVTGVPNSGKSEWIDALLCNLYEGYGWKFALCSMENKVREHARKLLEKHIQKPFFDGRYGGPAERMSVEEFERGKQWLNDTFHLIRCEDDSLPNIKWVLDLARAAVLRHGVRGLVIDPYNELDHQRPPNQTETEYLHHWVGGPPNLYDISGSAHFINKCDNGIVIHRNRDPEAGALDQVQVCVRKVRNKVAGTIGDAYLSYDRATGRYVDIPKPNEGK, from the exons atgcgtcttcttcttcttcatcgacCTCTTCATAAGCTTTCAGCCTTATCCTCAAGCACTGCTCTTCTCATGGGTTCCAAGCAGCTACTAAAGTCCACACCTTTCACAAACccatctcctccttcttcacaaacacACTCCTTTCACTCTCACAGACTCGTTTTCTCTGCATTTCCGCCTAAACCCAGGTCCAAAGCTCGGCCCTTTTGCCTCAGGACTAATGGGTATTCTTATGTCTCACATGCCAATGTCAAAACCCCAAAACTAG CTGATTTGGAGATAACAGATGAGCAGAGATATGAGGCTTTGACGAAAAAGTTGAAGGAGATTGGCATTGATGATGAAATATGTGAACCCGCGCAGTACGGCCACTTAATTTGTCCAATG TGCAAAGGTGGCGATTCAGAGGAAAAGAGCTTATCcatttttattgaaaaagatTG GAGTTATGCTACTTGGCAGTGCCATCGCCGAAAATGTGATTGGAAAGGTAGAACAATG GCCTTTGCAGGAAGCAAGTCTTCTTATAAAAAATCAAAGAATAGCACGACAGATAAGACAAAAAGGGAAATCGCAGTGGAAAGTTTAGGACTGGAACCACTTTGTGAGGAG GTTCTTGCATTTTTTTCAGAGCGAGGAATATCAAGGGAAACAGTACAGAGGAATAAAGTAATGCAAAAGCGTTGTTCCATAACAGATCAG ATTTCTATTGCATTTACTTATTGGAGGAACGGAAAGCTGATTAGTTGCAAGTATCGGGACATCAACAAAAAGTTCTGGCAG GAGAAGGATACTGAAAGGATTTTTTACGGGCTGGATGATATAAAGGATACAAATGATATCATCATT GTAGAAGGCGAGATGGATAAGCTTGCAATGGAAGAAGCTGGCTATCGTAATTGCGTGAGTGTGCCTGATGGTGCTCCTCCCAAGGCTTCTCCTCCCGATAAGGATGTGCCACCTGAAGAGCAG GATACAAAGTATCAATTTCTGTGGAACTGCAAAGAGTACTTAAAGAAG GAATCACGCATTATACTTGCCACTGATGGAGATGGGCCTGGTCAAGCCCTAGCTGAAGAACTTGCCCGCCGCCTTGGAAGAGAGAG ATGCTGGCGAGTCAGCTGGCCAAAGAAAAATGATCAGGTTGAACACTTCAAAGATGCAAACGAG GTTCTCATGTATTTGGGACCTGCTGTATTGAAGGAAGTAATTGAGAATGCTGAATTATATCCTATACGTGGATTGTTCAGATTTCAAGATTACTTTGATGAAATTAATGCATATTACCATCGGACATATAAACATGATTGCGGTGTCAAAACTGGGTGGAGAGATCTGGATGATTTATACAAT GTTGTCCCGGGTGAGTTGACTATAGTAACAGGAGTTCCTAATTCAGGCAAGAGTGAGTGGATTGATGCTCTCTTGTGCAATCTCTATGAAGGATATGGTTGGAAATTTGCACTTTGTTCCATGGAAAACAAG GTTAGGGAGCATGCACGAAAGCTGCTGGAGAAACACATACAGAAGCCTTTCTTTGATGGACG CTATGGTGGTCCTGCTGAACGAATGAGTGTTGAAGAATTTGAGCGCGGGAAACAATGGTTAAATGACACATTTCACCTCATAAG GTGTGAGGATGATTCCCTTCCAAATATCAAATGGGTTCTTGATCTTGCACGAGCAGCAGTACTTAGGCATGGGGTGCGTGGACTTGTAATTGATCCTTACAACGAGCTTGATCATCAACGTCCACCAAACCA GACAGAAACAGAGTAT TTGCACCATTGGGTAGGGGGTCCTCCTAATCTTTATGATATAAGTGGAAGTGCACATTTCATAAACAAATGTGACAATGGAATTGTAATTCATCGTAATCGGGATCCAGAGGCTGGGGCCCTTGATCAAGTACAG GTCTGTGTTCGTAAGGTACGGAATAAAGTCGCAGGAACCATAGGTGACGCCTATTTGTCATATGATAG GGCAACTGGTCGATATGTGGATATTCCGAAACCAAACGAGGGAAAATAG
- the LOC112168017 gene encoding twinkle homolog protein, chloroplastic/mitochondrial isoform X3: protein MLLGSAIAENVIGKAFAGSKSSYKKSKNSTTDKTKREIAVESLGLEPLCEEVLAFFSERGISRETVQRNKVMQKRCSITDQISIAFTYWRNGKLISCKYRDINKKFWQEKDTERIFYGLDDIKDTNDIIIVEGEMDKLAMEEAGYRNCVSVPDGAPPKASPPDKDVPPEEQDTKYQFLWNCKEYLKKESRIILATDGDGPGQALAEELARRLGRERCWRVSWPKKNDQVEHFKDANEVLMYLGPAVLKEVIENAELYPIRGLFRFQDYFDEINAYYHRTYKHDCGVKTGWRDLDDLYNVVPGELTIVTGVPNSGKSEWIDALLCNLYEGYGWKFALCSMENKVREHARKLLEKHIQKPFFDGRYGGPAERMSVEEFERGKQWLNDTFHLIRCEDDSLPNIKWVLDLARAAVLRHGVRGLVIDPYNELDHQRPPNQTETEYVSQMLTNVKRFAQHHACHVWFVAHPRQLHHWVGGPPNLYDISGSAHFINKCDNGIVIHRNRDPEAGALDQVQVCVRKVRNKVAGTIGDAYLSYDRATGRYVDIPKPNEGK from the exons ATGCTACTTGGCAGTGCCATCGCCGAAAATGTGATTGGAAAG GCCTTTGCAGGAAGCAAGTCTTCTTATAAAAAATCAAAGAATAGCACGACAGATAAGACAAAAAGGGAAATCGCAGTGGAAAGTTTAGGACTGGAACCACTTTGTGAGGAG GTTCTTGCATTTTTTTCAGAGCGAGGAATATCAAGGGAAACAGTACAGAGGAATAAAGTAATGCAAAAGCGTTGTTCCATAACAGATCAG ATTTCTATTGCATTTACTTATTGGAGGAACGGAAAGCTGATTAGTTGCAAGTATCGGGACATCAACAAAAAGTTCTGGCAG GAGAAGGATACTGAAAGGATTTTTTACGGGCTGGATGATATAAAGGATACAAATGATATCATCATT GTAGAAGGCGAGATGGATAAGCTTGCAATGGAAGAAGCTGGCTATCGTAATTGCGTGAGTGTGCCTGATGGTGCTCCTCCCAAGGCTTCTCCTCCCGATAAGGATGTGCCACCTGAAGAGCAG GATACAAAGTATCAATTTCTGTGGAACTGCAAAGAGTACTTAAAGAAG GAATCACGCATTATACTTGCCACTGATGGAGATGGGCCTGGTCAAGCCCTAGCTGAAGAACTTGCCCGCCGCCTTGGAAGAGAGAG ATGCTGGCGAGTCAGCTGGCCAAAGAAAAATGATCAGGTTGAACACTTCAAAGATGCAAACGAG GTTCTCATGTATTTGGGACCTGCTGTATTGAAGGAAGTAATTGAGAATGCTGAATTATATCCTATACGTGGATTGTTCAGATTTCAAGATTACTTTGATGAAATTAATGCATATTACCATCGGACATATAAACATGATTGCGGTGTCAAAACTGGGTGGAGAGATCTGGATGATTTATACAAT GTTGTCCCGGGTGAGTTGACTATAGTAACAGGAGTTCCTAATTCAGGCAAGAGTGAGTGGATTGATGCTCTCTTGTGCAATCTCTATGAAGGATATGGTTGGAAATTTGCACTTTGTTCCATGGAAAACAAG GTTAGGGAGCATGCACGAAAGCTGCTGGAGAAACACATACAGAAGCCTTTCTTTGATGGACG CTATGGTGGTCCTGCTGAACGAATGAGTGTTGAAGAATTTGAGCGCGGGAAACAATGGTTAAATGACACATTTCACCTCATAAG GTGTGAGGATGATTCCCTTCCAAATATCAAATGGGTTCTTGATCTTGCACGAGCAGCAGTACTTAGGCATGGGGTGCGTGGACTTGTAATTGATCCTTACAACGAGCTTGATCATCAACGTCCACCAAACCA GACAGAAACAGAGTATGTAAGTCAGATGCTTACCAATGTCAAACGGTTTGCTCAGCATCATGCTTGTCATGTTTGGTTTGTAGCACATCCCAGACAG TTGCACCATTGGGTAGGGGGTCCTCCTAATCTTTATGATATAAGTGGAAGTGCACATTTCATAAACAAATGTGACAATGGAATTGTAATTCATCGTAATCGGGATCCAGAGGCTGGGGCCCTTGATCAAGTACAG GTCTGTGTTCGTAAGGTACGGAATAAAGTCGCAGGAACCATAGGTGACGCCTATTTGTCATATGATAG GGCAACTGGTCGATATGTGGATATTCCGAAACCAAACGAGGGAAAATAG